Part of the Triticum aestivum cultivar Chinese Spring unplaced genomic scaffold, IWGSC CS RefSeq v2.1 scaffold55051, whole genome shotgun sequence genome, TTAGCCGGCCGTGATGAGTGTTGTCGGCGGGcccgcatctatgccgacggcctgtaTATGCCGACGGCAGCTGTAGGCGTAGCCTGGGATAAGCCGACGGCCGCTATGtgccgacggctgctgtcggcGTAGACGGGGATAGCCCGACGGCCATTGTACGCCGACGGCCAGGACCTAGCTGTCGGCATATCTCGGTTTAGgccgacggtggccgtcggcatacatTTGGCTGTCGGCTtagagccctgttccggtagtgtcCACTACTTCGCCTCTTTGTTGGACCGCCAGCGCGAACACGGTGGTCTCTGACCAGGACCAGGAACCAATTCGGATTTATATAGCAAGAGCTTTCACATGCCGGGCAGGGACAATCACATCAAACGCAGATGGAATCTCGGTGGGCATGACTGGGAAATCCGTGTATATCCGCATGGCGGTGAGCCATCGGCTCCCTCCTGGGTGGCAATCAATGTTGTCCTTCTCAGCGAGTGCGCTGTGGCTGTGGTGACGACTATACGTGGTTGCTTGGTTGACCCGAAGGGAGTTCGTGAACCATCCGAAGAAATTTGTCGGTCAGTAGCATTCAGGAAACCCCAAGATAAATCATCTCAAATGCTTCTCATGCCATGGTATACGCTGAATAAATCGCGTTATCTCAAGGATGATTCTTTCATTGTGCAATGCACCCTTGAAGTTCTGAAGGAGCTGCCAGATATACCAGAACCAGAAGTGCATGTGCCAGTGCCAACCTCTAACCTGCACCAGCACTTCGCTGAACTCCTGCAGAGCCAGATGGGAGCGGACGTCACATTTCTTGTGTCCGGGGAGTCCATTGTGGCGCACAAGTACATACTCGCGGTAAGGTCCCGTGTCTTTAAGGCCGCGTTCCTTGGTGACATGATTGAGAGGGGCTCGGAATGCGTGGAGATTAAGGACATGGAGGCCGCGGTATTCAAGGCGTTGCTCCACTTCATCTACACTGACACTGTGCTAGAATTCGAACAGCAGGCGGGTGCAGAGGCCATGATTACCGATACCGTGCCAGAATCCAGACAACAGGATGAGGCGCATGAGCAGGCGGCATCTGTGATGGCTCTTGCTCAACATCTACTTGCTGCTGCTGACAGGTATGGGCTGGACAGGCTCAAGCTCATCTGCGCCAGAAAGCTCTATGATGGCATCAAAGTGGACACAGCAGCGACAACTTTGGCTTTTGCCGAGCAGTACAACTGCTGGGAGCTCCAGAAGAGGTGTGCTGATTTCATTACCAAAGCTTATGCCGGGAGCTCATCTCTTGATGCTGTGGCGGCGACGGAGGGGACCTCTGGTCGTGATTGATCTTCTCAGGTCTACGTGTGGGATAACAACGGGGCCTTAATTTTATGGTCCATGGTATTGTATCTGTTTGAGCTTGCCGGGCATGCTTGTCTACTACGTACTTTATGCCCGTCTTTCAATAAAATTACAGTTTTTCTAATTTTCATACGTCTGCTTTTAATTTTGCTTTAAGTCGCTTTTGTGGCCATCGGATGTGCACAAGTCTTAGCGCTGCTCGCTCTGTCTGTGTCATCTCATTGGGGCTTCAGTAGTCTGCGTTGGTATTGTAAAACATAGGTTTTGGAGGGACTGGCTCAACCCTCTATgaggtggcctatcacatatatataatggtgTCATACAAGTCCTATACCAATACGGTATGGATTACACAGTAACACTACAATAcaaagtctaacaccctccctcaatctcaacTTACTCCTGAAGCATCTAGGAGGTTGAGATTGCGCCTACAGACCTCAAACATGGGAGAAGgtagaggcttggtgaagatgtctgcaagttgatcttttgaagagataaacctacttgtagtagcttctgtgcgacacgttccctcacaaaatgatagtcaatctcaatgtgtttggtcCGTGCATGGAACATCGAGTTTGATGACAGAAACGTagcaccaatgttgtcacaccaaaggacCGAATGATGTGGCTGAGCAACTCCTAGCTCTTGAAGTAGGGACTCAATCCATATGAGTTCGGCAGTCGCATTGACAACTGACTTGTACTCAGCCTCTGTGCTGCTGCGGGAAATAGTGGCTTGCTTGCATGCACTCCAGGCGATCAGATTAGGCCCCAAGAACACAACATGTCCCCCCGTAGATCGCTTGTCTTCTAGAcacccagcccaatcagcatcCGAGAATGCAGAAAGAACTCCGGAGGAACTGGGGCGCAGGTGAAAACCAAAGGAGACAGTGAGACGCACATAGTGCAGTATGCGCTTCACAGCAGACCAGTGCACATcagtaggtgcatgaagatactggcacaccCTGTTAACCGCAAAGGAAAGATCAGGATGCGTGATCGTCAGATACTGCAGGCCACCAACGATAGTCCTATACTCAGTAGCATCCTCGAGAGATAGAAGAGTACCATCAGCATCTGAAAGTTTGTGAGTGGAGGACATGGGCGTGGGCGAAGTCTTGCACTTGAGCATACCAGCACGGCGCAAGAGAtcaagagagtacttcttctgggtGAGAGCCAAACTGCCACGAGACTGATGAGCGACTTCAATATCCATGAAGAAATGAAGTTGTCAAAAATCCTTAACCGCAAAATCACGACCAAGCGCAGTCACAAGAGCATCAGCTGCTGTCGGAGAGGAGCTAACCaggacaatatcatccacgtacacAAGGAGGTACATGGTCAAACTCGGTCGCTGAAACAGGAATAGTGAAGTATCAGCCGTCGAAGGAATGAATCCATGAGTGCGTAGAGCTGAAGCCAGACGAGCATGCGAGGCACGAGATGCCTGTTTCAATCCATAGAGAGCCTTggtcagacgacagagatgatgaggCTGAGTGTGATCGACAAATCCAGGAGGCTGCctcatgtaaacctcctcttcaAGCAATCCATGAAGAAAAGCGTTCTGCACGTCAAGCTAGCGGAGAGACCATCCACGGGAAACTGCTAGAGACAGAAGAagtcgaatagtggtaggcttgacaacTGTACTGAATGTATCATTGTAATCCAGACCCTGACGCTGTTTAAAGCCCTTAGCCACGAGAcgcgctttgtagcgctcaatTGAACCATCTGCATGTTTTCTTCACGTTGAAAACCCACTTCGAATCGATGATGTTGACACGAGGTGGAGGGGGAACAAGTGCCAGGTCTTATTCTGCAAAAGAGCATGATATTCTTGTTCCATAGCAGCCCTCCAGTGTGGGATACTCATAGCGGCTTGATAACTGCGTGGTTCGGTGGTTGGATCATCCACAGCATGAGCCATGCAAGCAACAAGGTATGTGACCGTGCCATCGATGCGTTCCTTGGGATGAACAATGCCACTGCGACTACATGTGTGTGGACACCGCGGAGCAGCGAACACCGGGGCAGGCAGGGAATCAGGAGTAGGTGAGGCCGGTCTAGGGGACGCCGGCGAGGATGGACCGGGCGAT contains:
- the LOC123172547 gene encoding BTB/POZ and MATH domain-containing protein 1-like (The sequence of the model RefSeq protein was modified relative to this genomic sequence to represent the inferred CDS: added 66 bases not found in genome assembly), which produces MEIACRNLTHVLRSERRFKYTGYSKSFHMPGRDNHIKRRWNLGGHDWEIRVYPHGGEPSAPSWVAINVVLLSECAVAVVTTIRGCLVDPKGVREPSEEICRSVAFRKPQDKSSQMLLMPWYTLNKSRYLKDDSFIVQCTLEVLKELPDIPEPEVHVPVPTSNLHQHFAELLQSQMGADVTFLVSGESIVAHKYILAVRSRVFKAAFLGDMIERGSECVEIKDMEAAVFKALLHFIYTDTVLEFEQQAGAEAMITDTVPESRQQDEAHEQAASVMALAQHLLAAADRYGLDRLKLICARKLYDGIKVDTAATTLAFAEQYNCWELQKRCADFITKAYAGSSSLDAVAATEGTSGRD